The genomic window GCCCGGTGGACCGCATGGTGCGCTGGACCGCCGTCTCGTAGGTACGGATCTCCCGGGTCAGCACCAGCATCAGGTTGACCAGGAAGGCGTCCCGGGCCGCGGGCCCGGCGGCCTGCGCCTGCTGGCTGATCTGGCGGCGGGCCGCCTCGTCGTCACCCAGCACCGACCACAGCACCGCGAGGTCGTAGCCGGGCAGATACCAGCCCGCGTGCTCCCAGTCGACCAGTGACGGGCCGGCCGGCGACAGCAGCACGTTGGACAGCAGCGCGTCGCCATGGCAGAACTGCCCCTGGGCGTGCGCCAGTCCGTGCAGCAGCTTCTGCAGGTCGCCCATGTCGCGGTCGGTGAGCAGGCCCAGCTCGTGGTAACGGCTGATCCTGGACGGGTAGTCGATCGGAGCGTCGAAGGAACCGGGCGGCGGGCGCCACATGTTGATCCGCGCGTACGCGGACAGGGCGGCCCGCACATCGCCCCGGCTCGGCGGGTGCGAGGGGTGCCGCTGCGGCGAGACCACACGTCCGGGCATCCGCTCCATCACCAGGACGCAGCTGTCCGGGTCGGCGGCGATCAGCCGCGGTACCCGCACCGGCGGCCGGTGCCGGACGAAGGTCCGGTAGGCCGCTATCTCGTGGCGGAAACGATCCGCCCACGCCGGTGAGTGGTCCAGCAGGCACTTCGCCACCGCGGGTGAGCGCCCCGAGGTGCCGATCAGCAGTGCCGTACGGCCACCGCGGCGCAGCAGCTGCACAGGGGTGAACTCGGGGCAGATCCGCTGCACCGCGGCGACCGCGGTGCGAAGCTGGGTCCCCTGCGGGCCGGTCAAGTCGAGTCTCCCGCTGAGCGGATGGGCGCCGCCGAGCGTCCCGCGCCGCAGAGCGGCTGCGGGACGGGTTCTGACGGCCGGCTCCGCGACGGCAGGGTACGCGGGGCGGGGTGGGGCGGACACGGAGGACGATGCCGAATACATGGGAAGAAGCAGATCCCTTCGCGTGCCTACGAGTTCAGGGGCGCCGACCCCGGCCTGGCAACCGCACCCTGGGGAATGCGGCGCCGGGACGGGGTGGCGCGTTCCTACCTGACACCCGGTGCCCCATGGCAGACCATCTGGCGGACCCTGGCGAACCCTGGCGAATAGTCGCGGGGCGAATGTCGGGGGGAATAGTGTCAACAGCGCCGAGGAACCTGGGGGCTTGACGTGGGCAATGAGGCCAACACCCGACTCGCGGACTTGTTCGGTCTCACCGGATGGTCCAAGGGCGAACTCGCGCGGCTGGTCAACCGGCAGGCGGCGGCCATGGGCCACCCGCAGCTGGCGACCGACACGTCGCGGGTCCGCCGCTGGATCGACACCGGTGAGTCGCCGCGCGAACCCGTGCCGAAGGTATTGGCCGCGCTGTTCACCGAGCGTCTCGGCCGTGTCGTGACCATTGAGGATCTCGGTTTCGACCGGCGCCGGCAGACGGGAAACAGACAGACCGGAGACGGCCTCCCGTGGCCGCCGGAAAGAACAGCCGCGGTCCTCACCGAATTCACGGGAATGGACCTCATGCTCAACCGACGCGGTCTGGTGGGCGCGGGCGCCGCGCTCGCCTCAGGCACCGTAATCAGCAGCGCCATGCAGGACTGGCTGAACACCGACCCGGCCCTCGCGGCCGACGCACCGAGGCTCGACGACCCGCTGTACGCCGACCAGGCCGACTACGCCCGCTACGAGGCGGTACCTGTCGGCTCCCAGGAGATCGAGTCGCTGGAGCGCTCGGTCGAGGTCTTCCGCGCCTGGGACGCCGCCCGCGGCGGCGGTCTCCAGCGCAAGGCGGTCGTGGGCCAGCTCAACGAGGTGGGCGGCATGCTCTCCTACCGCCATCCCGCCCATCTGCACCGCAGGCTCTGGGGAGTGGCGGCCAACCTGGCGGTCCTGGCCGGCTGGATGTCGCACGACATCGGGCTCGAACCCACCGCCCAGAAGTACTTCCTGATCGCCGCGCACGCCGCCCGCGAGGGCGGTGACCGGCCGCGGGCCGGCGAGGCGCTGTCCCGGGCCGCCCGGCAGATGGTGCACCTCGGCAAGCCGGAGCAGGCCCTGGACCTGATGCAGCTCGCCAAGTCCGGTTCGGGGGAACAGACCCTGCCCCGTACGCAGGCGATGCTGCACACCATCGAGGCGTGGGCGCAGGCGTCCATGGGCCGCGGCCAGGCGATGCGGCGGACGCTCGGCGAGGCCGAGGACCTATTCGTGTCGGACAAGGGCGATGTGCCCGCGCCGAGTTGGATGCAGAACTTCGACGAGGCCGACCTGCACGGCATGCAGGCCCTCGCCTACCGCACCCTGGCCGAGCACGACCCGGCGGCCGCGGTCCAGGCGCAGTTGCACGCCAAACAGGCGATCAGCCTGCGCACGTCCGGCCACGAGCGGTCGACCATCTTCGACT from Streptomyces sp. NBC_01198 includes these protein-coding regions:
- a CDS encoding aminoglycoside phosphotransferase family protein produces the protein MYSASSSVSAPPRPAYPAVAEPAVRTRPAAALRRGTLGGAHPLSGRLDLTGPQGTQLRTAVAAVQRICPEFTPVQLLRRGGRTALLIGTSGRSPAVAKCLLDHSPAWADRFRHEIAAYRTFVRHRPPVRVPRLIAADPDSCVLVMERMPGRVVSPQRHPSHPPSRGDVRAALSAYARINMWRPPPGSFDAPIDYPSRISRYHELGLLTDRDMGDLQKLLHGLAHAQGQFCHGDALLSNVLLSPAGPSLVDWEHAGWYLPGYDLAVLWSVLGDDEAARRQISQQAQAAGPAARDAFLVNLMLVLTREIRTYETAVQRTMRSTGPVPPGAVETGEEQRLLLRRLHDDCGLARRAVRAAVGTR
- a CDS encoding DNA-binding protein NsdB, translating into MGNEANTRLADLFGLTGWSKGELARLVNRQAAAMGHPQLATDTSRVRRWIDTGESPREPVPKVLAALFTERLGRVVTIEDLGFDRRRQTGNRQTGDGLPWPPERTAAVLTEFTGMDLMLNRRGLVGAGAALASGTVISSAMQDWLNTDPALAADAPRLDDPLYADQADYARYEAVPVGSQEIESLERSVEVFRAWDAARGGGLQRKAVVGQLNEVGGMLSYRHPAHLHRRLWGVAANLAVLAGWMSHDIGLEPTAQKYFLIAAHAAREGGDRPRAGEALSRAARQMVHLGKPEQALDLMQLAKSGSGEQTLPRTQAMLHTIEAWAQASMGRGQAMRRTLGEAEDLFVSDKGDVPAPSWMQNFDEADLHGMQALAYRTLAEHDPAAAVQAQLHAKQAISLRTSGHERSTIFDYLSLASACFIADDPEQADRYARMALLTIGQTSSHRTWDRLREMYRLTGRYSDHSRVQDLRQEIESTLPKVRKSAVPRYREV